A portion of the Pseudomonadales bacterium genome contains these proteins:
- a CDS encoding lipoprotein signal peptidase, which yields MNPRWWYLLSLAVIVLDHITKYLASAHLEYGELVTLLPVLDLTLLHNRGAAFSFLSDAGGWQRWFFAAIAVGASAWIAFWLQRLPAGKRWLAASLALILGGALGNLIDRVLLGHVVDFIFFHWKSSYFPAFNVADSAITLGAIMMVIEILFLDREGRDAHPAG from the coding sequence ATGAATCCGCGCTGGTGGTACCTGCTCTCGCTCGCCGTGATCGTGCTCGACCACATCACCAAGTACCTTGCGAGCGCGCACCTGGAATACGGCGAACTCGTGACGCTGCTGCCCGTGCTCGACCTCACGCTGCTGCACAACCGTGGCGCCGCGTTCAGCTTCCTGAGCGACGCCGGCGGCTGGCAGCGCTGGTTCTTCGCGGCGATCGCGGTCGGTGCCAGCGCCTGGATCGCGTTCTGGCTGCAGCGCCTGCCGGCGGGCAAGCGCTGGCTGGCGGCGAGCCTTGCGCTGATCCTCGGTGGCGCACTCGGCAACCTGATCGACCGCGTGCTGCTGGGGCACGTGGTCGATTTCATCTTCTTTCACTGGAAGAGCAGCTATTTCCCGGCGTTCAACGTTGCCGATTCGGCGATCACGCTCGGGGCGATCATGATGGTGATCGAGATACTGTTCCTGGACCGGGAGGGTCGCGATGCGCATCCGGCTGGCTAA
- the ileS gene encoding isoleucine--tRNA ligase, with protein MSDYKHTLNLPQTEFAMKANLATREPETLARWQAEDVYGQIRAARAGRPKFILHDGPPYANGEIHIGHAVNKILKDIIVKARTLDGFDAPYVPGWDCHGLPIELNVEKKVGKAGVKISHHEFRTHCRDYARSQVQRQREDFIRLGVLGEWDRPYLTMDFAFEADIVRALGRIVANGHLLKGVKPVHWCMDCGSALAEAEVEYQEKTSPAVDVRFRALDPVGVGRAFGVELDAGARVSIPIWTTTPWTLPANLAVALHPALPYVLVRTGDGANGEYLVLAEALARQVLARCGIDAFECFGECAGGALEHQLLQHPFLERQVPVILGLHVTTEAGTGAVHTAPAHGMDDFLVCQGYGIEALNPVDGQGVFVEGTPFVAGQYVFKANATIVELLRERGALLHDVPYQHSYPHCWRHKSPVIFRATPQWFIGMDANALLVTARDAITGVEFVPAWGRARMEGMLESRPDWCISRQRTWGVPIALFVHRQSGVLHPRTADLIEEVALRIEQGGIDAWFAADPAELLGDEAAQYEKITDTLDVWFDSGVTHACVLTRRPELAFPADLYLEGSDQHRGWFQSSLLTSAGIHGCAPYKAVLTHGFTVDATGHKMSKSRGNVIAPQQVMKTLGADILRLWVAATDYRAEMTVSDEIFKRTADSYRRIRNTARFLLSNLAGFDPASHLLAADGLLALDRWMVDRSARLQREIIAAYDTYQFHLIYQKLHNFCVNDLGGFYLDVIKDRQYTTQTDSRARRSAQTALYHVLEALVRWIAPILSFTADEIWRCMPGDRTASVFTVRWYDALVELPAEAELGRDFWQLLMQVKDEVNRELERRRNEGVVGSGLSAEVTVWCDPALARQLERLGEELRFVFITSQARVVSSGDAPADAVETAIAGLRLRVEPSAAPKCVRCWHHRPDVGTHAGHPELCARCVENVDGPGETRRYA; from the coding sequence ATGAGCGATTACAAGCACACACTGAACCTTCCGCAGACCGAATTCGCGATGAAGGCGAACCTCGCGACGCGGGAACCGGAGACGCTCGCACGCTGGCAGGCCGAGGACGTCTACGGGCAGATTCGTGCAGCGCGCGCGGGTCGGCCGAAGTTCATCCTGCACGACGGACCGCCGTACGCGAACGGCGAGATCCACATCGGGCACGCGGTGAACAAGATCCTGAAGGACATCATCGTCAAGGCGCGCACGCTGGATGGCTTCGACGCCCCCTACGTTCCGGGCTGGGATTGCCACGGCCTGCCGATCGAGCTGAACGTCGAGAAGAAGGTCGGCAAGGCCGGCGTGAAGATCAGCCACCACGAGTTCCGCACCCATTGCCGCGACTACGCCCGCAGCCAGGTGCAGCGCCAGCGCGAGGACTTCATCCGTCTCGGCGTGCTCGGTGAATGGGACCGCCCTTATCTCACGATGGATTTCGCATTCGAGGCCGACATCGTGCGCGCGCTGGGGCGCATCGTCGCCAACGGCCACCTGCTGAAGGGCGTGAAGCCCGTGCACTGGTGCATGGACTGCGGATCGGCGCTCGCGGAGGCCGAGGTCGAGTACCAGGAGAAGACGTCGCCAGCGGTCGATGTGCGTTTTCGCGCGCTCGACCCGGTCGGCGTCGGGCGTGCGTTCGGCGTCGAGCTCGACGCCGGTGCGCGCGTTTCGATCCCGATCTGGACCACCACGCCGTGGACGCTGCCGGCCAACCTCGCGGTTGCGCTGCACCCGGCGCTGCCGTATGTGCTGGTGCGTACGGGCGATGGGGCGAATGGTGAATACCTGGTGCTGGCCGAGGCGCTGGCGCGCCAGGTGCTCGCGCGCTGCGGCATCGATGCCTTCGAATGCTTCGGTGAGTGTGCCGGCGGTGCGCTCGAACACCAGTTGCTGCAGCACCCGTTCCTCGAGCGCCAGGTGCCGGTGATCCTCGGGCTGCACGTGACCACCGAAGCGGGAACCGGCGCCGTGCACACGGCACCCGCGCATGGTATGGACGACTTCCTGGTCTGCCAGGGTTACGGCATCGAAGCGCTGAACCCGGTCGACGGTCAGGGTGTGTTCGTCGAGGGCACGCCGTTCGTGGCCGGCCAGTACGTGTTCAAGGCCAACGCGACGATCGTCGAATTGCTGCGTGAGCGCGGCGCGCTGCTGCATGACGTGCCGTACCAGCACAGTTACCCGCACTGCTGGCGCCACAAGTCCCCGGTGATCTTCCGCGCGACGCCGCAGTGGTTCATCGGCATGGACGCCAACGCGCTGCTCGTGACCGCGCGCGATGCGATCACCGGCGTGGAATTCGTACCCGCGTGGGGCAGGGCGCGCATGGAGGGCATGCTGGAGAGCCGCCCCGACTGGTGCATCTCGCGCCAGCGCACCTGGGGCGTGCCGATCGCACTGTTCGTGCACCGGCAGAGCGGTGTGCTGCATCCGCGCACGGCCGATTTGATCGAGGAAGTGGCGCTGCGCATCGAGCAGGGCGGTATCGACGCGTGGTTTGCGGCCGATCCCGCCGAGCTGCTCGGTGACGAAGCTGCGCAGTACGAGAAGATCACCGACACCCTCGACGTGTGGTTCGACTCCGGCGTCACGCACGCCTGCGTGCTGACGCGCCGCCCCGAGCTCGCGTTCCCTGCCGATCTCTACCTCGAGGGTTCGGATCAGCACCGCGGCTGGTTCCAGTCCTCGCTGCTCACTTCCGCCGGCATCCACGGTTGCGCGCCGTACAAGGCGGTGCTCACGCACGGCTTCACGGTCGATGCGACCGGGCACAAGATGTCGAAGTCGCGCGGCAACGTGATCGCACCGCAGCAGGTGATGAAGACGCTCGGTGCCGACATCCTGCGTCTGTGGGTTGCAGCGACCGATTACCGCGCCGAGATGACCGTCTCCGACGAGATCTTCAAACGTACCGCCGATTCCTACCGGCGCATCCGCAACACCGCGCGCTTTCTGCTCTCGAACCTGGCCGGTTTCGATCCGGCTTCGCATTTGCTCGCTGCCGACGGGCTGCTCGCACTCGATCGCTGGATGGTGGATCGCTCGGCGCGGCTGCAGCGCGAGATCATCGCGGCCTACGACACGTATCAGTTCCACCTGATCTACCAGAAGCTGCACAACTTCTGCGTGAACGACCTCGGCGGCTTCTATCTCGACGTGATCAAGGATCGCCAGTACACCACGCAGACCGACAGCCGTGCGCGCCGTTCGGCGCAGACGGCGCTGTACCATGTGCTGGAGGCGCTGGTGCGCTGGATCGCACCGATCCTGAGCTTCACGGCCGACGAGATCTGGCGCTGCATGCCGGGAGATCGCACGGCGTCGGTGTTCACGGTGCGGTGGTACGACGCGCTCGTCGAGCTGCCTGCCGAGGCGGAGCTCGGGCGCGATTTCTGGCAGTTGCTGATGCAGGTGAAGGACGAGGTCAACCGCGAGCTGGAACGCCGTCGCAACGAAGGCGTGGTCGGCAGCGGGCTGAGCGCAGAAGTGACCGTGTGGTGCGATCCGGCGCTGGCACGCCAGCTCGAACGCCTGGGTGAGGAGTTGCGCTTCGTGTTCATCACCTCGCAGGCGCGTGTCGTGTCGAGCGGCGACGCCCCGGCCGATGCGGTGGAAACGGCGATTGCGGGGCTGAGGCTGCGCGTGGAGCCGTCGGCGGCGCCGAAGTGCGTGCGCTGCTGGCACCATCGCCCCGATGTGGGTACGCATGCCGGGCACCCGGAGCTCTGCGCGCGTTGCGTGGAGAACGTCGACGGCCCCGGCGAGACACGCCGCTATGCCTGA
- the ribF gene encoding bifunctional riboflavin kinase/FAD synthetase: MELIRGLHNLRDRHRGSVVTIGAFDGVHRGHQAVIADLLVRSRTRGLPATVIVFEPLPREYFAPLQAPPRLMSFREKFGVLAGLGVHRLLRIRFDRDFSTLSAHEFIDTVLVHGLGARHVVVGDDLRFGHAREGNVELLRREGEHAGFEVEATGTVAVQGERISSTRLRAVLAAGDFASAERMLGRPYSMLGKVVYGQQIGRSIGVPTANIELRRLRSPLSGVYVVEVRMDGRLLPAVANVGTRPTVSDGIRANLETHLLDFSGNLYGRTIEVIFRRLVREERKFGSLDELRDNIADDIGVARAYFAACSP, encoded by the coding sequence TTGGAACTGATCAGGGGGTTGCACAACCTGCGCGACCGCCATCGTGGCAGTGTAGTGACGATCGGTGCCTTCGACGGCGTACACCGGGGTCACCAGGCCGTGATCGCCGATCTGCTGGTACGCTCGCGCACGCGGGGGCTGCCCGCGACCGTGATCGTGTTCGAGCCGCTGCCACGCGAGTATTTTGCGCCGCTGCAGGCGCCGCCGCGCCTGATGAGCTTCCGCGAGAAGTTCGGGGTGCTCGCCGGGCTCGGTGTGCATCGCCTGCTGCGAATCCGCTTCGACCGGGACTTCAGTACGCTGTCCGCACACGAGTTCATCGACACCGTGCTGGTGCACGGGCTTGGCGCGCGCCACGTGGTGGTCGGTGACGATCTGCGCTTCGGGCACGCTCGCGAAGGCAATGTCGAACTGCTGCGCCGCGAGGGCGAGCACGCCGGCTTCGAGGTCGAGGCGACCGGTACCGTCGCGGTGCAGGGCGAGCGGATCAGCAGCACACGCCTGCGTGCGGTGCTTGCAGCGGGCGATTTCGCCAGCGCCGAACGCATGCTGGGGCGCCCGTACAGCATGCTCGGCAAGGTGGTCTACGGGCAGCAGATCGGACGCAGCATCGGTGTGCCCACCGCCAATATCGAGTTGCGGCGCCTGCGCTCACCGCTGTCGGGGGTCTACGTGGTCGAGGTCCGGATGGACGGGCGACTGCTGCCCGCCGTGGCCAATGTGGGCACTCGACCCACGGTCAGCGACGGTATCAGGGCGAATCTCGAGACCCACCTGCTCGATTTCAGCGGCAACCTGTACGGACGCACGATCGAGGTGATCTTTCGACGTCTGGTGCGCGAGGAGCGCAAGTTCGGCTCGCTGGACGAGCTGCGCGACAACATCGCGGACGACATCGGGGTGGCGCGCGCGTATTTCGCTGCGTGCAGCCCCTAA